A single region of the Parasphingorhabdus litoris DSM 22379 genome encodes:
- a CDS encoding UDP-glucuronic acid decarboxylase family protein, whose amino-acid sequence MILRHDDYASLQIDNFQLFQRLQIKYIITIASYGSRLYRHHTDFTGDIGMSRNYFLQKRVLVTGGCGFLGSHLIDRLIEQGHEVLCVDNLFTGSKNNIAHLLQHPRFEFMRHDICLPLFVEVDEIYNLACPASPIHYQHDPVQTTKVSVHGAINMLGLAKRLKCKILQASTSEVYGDPVVHPQTEDYWGNVNPIGIRSCYDEGKRCAETLFFDYHRQHDIEIKVARIFNTYGPRMHPSDGRVVSNFIMQAIKGEDITIFGNGSQTRSFCYVDNLVDGLMKLMNSRDGFTGPVNIGNPNEFSIRELAELVVEMTNSGSKIIDLPLPQDDPKQRQPNIDLAKKELGWEPAIELKEGLEKTIAYFENLDTIPAQA is encoded by the coding sequence ATGATCCTGCGTCACGATGATTATGCATCGCTGCAAATCGATAATTTCCAATTGTTTCAACGGCTACAGATTAAATATATCATCACTATTGCGAGCTATGGCAGCCGTCTGTATCGACATCACACTGATTTCACCGGAGATATTGGCATGAGCCGAAATTACTTTTTACAAAAACGGGTATTGGTCACCGGTGGCTGTGGGTTTCTCGGCTCACATCTTATTGACCGGTTGATTGAGCAAGGTCACGAAGTCCTTTGCGTTGATAATCTTTTCACCGGATCGAAGAATAATATCGCGCATTTGCTGCAACATCCTCGCTTTGAATTCATGCGGCATGACATCTGTTTGCCGCTATTTGTTGAAGTGGACGAGATTTACAATCTCGCCTGCCCGGCGTCGCCAATCCATTATCAACATGATCCCGTGCAGACCACCAAGGTTTCCGTTCATGGCGCGATCAATATGTTGGGCCTTGCCAAGCGCCTGAAATGCAAAATTTTGCAGGCATCCACTAGCGAAGTCTATGGTGACCCCGTCGTGCATCCACAGACGGAGGATTATTGGGGCAACGTCAATCCGATCGGCATCCGTTCATGCTATGATGAAGGCAAACGTTGCGCCGAAACGCTGTTTTTCGACTATCATCGACAGCATGATATCGAGATCAAAGTCGCTCGGATATTCAACACATATGGTCCGAGGATGCATCCGTCCGACGGCCGGGTTGTGTCCAATTTCATCATGCAGGCCATTAAAGGCGAAGACATTACCATCTTCGGAAACGGAAGCCAGACTCGGAGCTTCTGTTACGTCGACAATCTCGTCGATGGGTTGATGAAACTCATGAACAGTCGCGATGGATTCACCGGCCCAGTCAATATCGGTAATCCGAATGAGTTTTCGATAAGAGAACTAGCGGAATTGGTGGTCGAAATGACGAATTCTGGTTCGAAGATCATCGATTTGCCATTGCCACAAGATGATCCGAAACAGCGTCAACCCAATATAGACCTTGCGAAAAAGGAGTTGGGTTGGGAACCTGCGATAGAATTGAAAGAGGGCTTGGAAAAAACCATAGCCTATTTCGAAAATCTCGACACTATTCCCGCTCAGGCCTGA
- a CDS encoding DUF1996 domain-containing protein: MNLFRTVLAFGTLFSIGPALADTAPKAASVELPAIPSNFDTQVEYVPGWGSGKIPKSAAPDVVGAFRFLCSPGQLSYDDPIVYPGEPGKSHLHQFFGNTEADAHSTYESLRKTGDSTCNNRLNRSAYWMPAMMNGRGQVVKPRYVTIYYKRIPSSSPDCLTRGKKPENICISIPRGLRFIFGHDMLNESGEKTGKGYFNCDGPGAKSGTYPDIVTAAQYCPVGTKIGALISAPDCWDGRNLYSDDHRSHVAYRKYGRDGKARCPKTHPYRMPTFTLGAWYDVDETLDRSGVWDPENPSWHLSSDYMPGMKPAKPGSTFHTDWFGAWDDEALALWVANCIDKLLNCSGGELGDGRQMKPRNGYNNQGQKRIFDPPPDPGLHHHGHETKVSDVQATGGKI; the protein is encoded by the coding sequence ATGAATCTGTTTCGAACCGTTCTGGCTTTCGGTACATTATTTAGCATCGGCCCTGCCCTGGCTGACACAGCTCCAAAAGCTGCCAGTGTCGAGTTACCTGCTATTCCGAGCAATTTTGATACCCAGGTCGAATATGTTCCGGGCTGGGGGAGCGGGAAAATTCCAAAAAGTGCTGCGCCAGATGTTGTTGGCGCTTTTCGTTTTCTGTGTAGCCCAGGGCAGCTCAGCTATGATGATCCGATTGTTTATCCCGGCGAGCCGGGTAAATCCCATTTGCATCAGTTTTTCGGAAATACCGAAGCCGATGCACATTCGACCTATGAAAGCCTTCGCAAAACCGGCGACAGTACTTGCAATAATCGTCTGAATCGGTCTGCCTATTGGATGCCGGCAATGATGAATGGTCGAGGCCAGGTCGTGAAACCGCGATATGTCACCATCTATTACAAACGTATCCCGTCATCGTCACCCGATTGCCTGACGCGCGGCAAAAAACCAGAGAATATCTGCATCAGTATTCCACGCGGACTTCGATTCATATTCGGTCATGATATGTTGAATGAATCTGGTGAGAAAACCGGCAAAGGATATTTTAATTGCGATGGTCCTGGCGCGAAGTCAGGCACCTATCCCGATATCGTTACTGCTGCCCAATATTGCCCCGTAGGTACCAAAATAGGCGCATTGATCAGCGCGCCAGATTGTTGGGATGGCCGCAACCTCTATAGCGATGATCATCGATCACATGTGGCATATCGCAAATATGGTCGTGATGGTAAGGCCAGATGCCCAAAGACGCATCCTTACCGGATGCCAACTTTCACCTTGGGGGCTTGGTATGATGTTGATGAAACCCTCGATCGTTCTGGTGTCTGGGATCCAGAAAATCCAAGCTGGCATTTGTCATCCGATTATATGCCGGGAATGAAACCTGCAAAGCCGGGGTCAACATTCCACACCGATTGGTTTGGCGCTTGGGATGATGAGGCTTTGGCGCTTTGGGTTGCCAATTGCATAGACAAGTTGCTGAACTGTTCCGGCGGCGAGTTGGGGGATGGCAGACAAATGAAGCCAAGGAACGGGTATAACAATCAGGGACAGAAAAGGATATTCGATCCGCCACCTGACCCGGGTTTGCACCACCATGGACATGAAACGAAGGTTAGCGACGTGCAAGCAACCGGTGGAAAAATATGA